A segment of the Georgenia sp. M64 genome:
GCCGCCGCGCTCTCGGGGACCACGCTGGTGCGCCGCGCCGACGCCCTGCTGGCGTGGCTCGGCGACGGCCGGCGGGTGACGAGCACCGGCGCGCTGCGCCAGGCCGACACCGCCGAGGTCATCGGGCTGCTCGGGCTCGACGACCCGCAGGTGCGCTCGATGTGGGACGTCCCCGAGCTCGCGCTGCTCTGGACCGCCCTGGTCGGCGGTGGCTTCATCGACGTCGGTCGGACCACCGTCTCCCCCGCAGCGAAAACCCTGCCGTGGGTGGGCCCGGACGGGGACGACGAGGCGCGAGTCAGCTGCGGCAACGTCCTGTTCGGCTCGGCGCTGCTGACCTTCCTCGCGGAGCAGGAGGACGGCACGACCGTGGCCGCGATGCCGCCGCTGACCTTCCTGGCCCTGACCAAGGCGGCTCAGCCCGGCGGCGTGCATCTCGCCGACCCCGGCGCCTCGTCCGACGACATGATGGCGGTGATGGTCCACGCCGACCTCGAAGCCCTCGCGGCGGTCGGTGTCCTCACCGTTACGGACGACCGCTACGAGCTCCCCCCGCACCTGCTCCCGGTACTCGACGTCGTCATGCAGCAGGTGGTCGATCAGCTCGGCCTGACCTGAGCCGCGTGGGGCGGTCGGATCACAGGCCCAGGAGCCGCCGGAGCGCAAGCTCCGCGCGCGCGAGGGTCACCACGTCCACCGCCCCCATCCGTCGGATCAGGCGTTGGGGCGAGATGGCCCGGACGTCCTCGCACTTGACATAGCTTGTCTGGCGCAGACCGGAGGCTCCCGGGTCAACCTCGACGTGAGTGACTGACGGACGGTGGGTTCGGGTGAGAGGCAGGACCGTGACGACGGGCGGTGCCGAGTCGAGCCAAGGCTGAGCGCTGATGATGACAACCGGCCGACGCATCGACTGCTCGTGCCCCACGGGCTCACCGAGATCAGCGAGGTGGATCTCGCCGCGGATCACCAGTCGTCCTCGCTGAGGGCGTCGTCGACCGGATTGCGAAGGTTGTCAGCGGCCGTCGGATCGTGGAGGCGGGCGCGGCACTCCTCGTCTGTCAGCGCGGCGTTCTCCGACCGAACCCGCGTCCAGAACTCGTGCTCGTCAGAGGCATCCAGTGCGGTCTCGATGGCTGCGGCGAGCGTCGTGTGCTGCTGCCTCGCCCGGACGGCCAGCCGGTCACGCAACGCACGCGGCACCTTGATGGTCGTGGAGTCGTTCATACCCACTGGTATACCGCCACGCACACCGAGCGGCAATGCCTCACGAGACCGTGGGAACGACAGAGAAGACCGGATGCCCCTCCGGTCCCCTCTGTCGACGACGGCTACGGTCGCTTGGCGTACCCACCCGCGTGCGGCGGCGGGCCGGGCTCGCCGGCGAACGCCGGCCGGCCCTGCTCGCCCGCGTGCGCGGGCGGCTCACCGGCACCCGCCTCACCGGCACCGCCGCGCGGGACCGTCACCGTCTCGACGGCCGAGAGTGCCTCGGCCCCGTACGGGTCGGTGACCACCGCGTACCAGCCGTGCTCCCCCGCCGGGAGCCCGGCCCACTCGGCCGTGACGGTCTCACCCGACGGCACGCCCTCGAACGCGGCGATCTCGGTACCGGTGAGGACCTCGACCACGAGCGCGTCGGTGCCCAGCACCTTCTCCCGCGTGGTGATCCCGACCGCGGCGTAGGGGATGGTGAAGTCCTGGTGCTCGGCCGCGAGCGAGGCGTCGTCGGCGTCGTAGTCGTCCAGCGAGGGCGAGTACGTGCGGGCGACGACCTGCTCGCCGTCGTTGTCGAAGTGCAGCAGGCGCAGGTACCCCAGGCCGCCCTCGGGCAGTCCCTGGTAGTCGAACAGCACCTGGTACACCGACCGGTCGGGCGCGCCGTCGCCGTCGTCGTCGAAGTCGTCGATGCGGGTGTAGGCGTCGTGGTAGTGCCCGGAGAAGACCATCTTGACGTTGGGGTTGGTCGCGACGACCTCGTCGTAGATCTGCTGCGGGATCGGTCCCAGCCCGCCGGTGGTGAGCATGTACTCGTGGAGGTTGAGGATGGCCACCCGTTCGGGGTACTGGGCGAGGACCTCGTTCAGCCACGCGATCTCCTCGGCCCCGGGGTCCCAGCCCATGGAGAGCATGAGGAAGTCGATCCCGCCGGCGGTGACGAGGTCGTAGTGGCCGCGGTTGTCGGCGTAGTCCCCGCCCCACCAGGGGTTGTCGGCGTAGCGCTCGGCGCCGAAGAACTTCGAGTAGTTGGAGTAGTCGGCGAGCTTGGACCCGACGTCGTGGTTGCCCGCCAGGACCCCGTAGGGCAGGTCGGCGTCGTCGAGCATCGTGTACGCGGCGTCGGCGCGGTCCCACTGGGCCATGTCGTCCCACACGTCGACGATGTCGCCGGTGTGGATGACGTACTGGAGGTTGAGGTCCGCCCGCTCGGTGAGGAAGAAGTCGTGGATGGCGAGCTGGTGGTCGTAGAACGTCTCGTTGTAGTACTGCGTGTCCGACTCCCAGCCGATCGTGAAGTCGTACGCGCTGCGCGGGGTGTCCTCCGGGTGGTTCGGCTCGACGGCGGACGCGCGGGTGGACAGGTCCTCCCCGGCGAAGCCCTCCGAGTGCTGGACGAGCACGGTCACGTTGCCGTTCGCGACGTGGTCCGCCGCCGGGACGAGCCCGCCGAGGGTGA
Coding sequences within it:
- a CDS encoding type II toxin-antitoxin system PemK/MazF family toxin, with amino-acid sequence MIRGEIHLADLGEPVGHEQSMRRPVVIISAQPWLDSAPPVVTVLPLTRTHRPSVTHVEVDPGASGLRQTSYVKCEDVRAISPQRLIRRMGAVDVVTLARAELALRRLLGL